A genomic segment from Polyangium mundeleinium encodes:
- a CDS encoding TIGR02266 family protein translates to MAEDTRKDPRAKVLSMTVRYKSATVDEFIENHSHDVSKGGIFIKTPSPFPPGTLLKFEIRIQEEKSVLSGVGRVVWKRDSDQSTDGSPGGMGVKFIKIDDDSKAMIQRLVDNQKGGPNAYDAGKPEGTSDDGDGAATPAPAAAASKTGPRASTMLGLGAVGAAAKAAGKPTTGDEKKSESSGGGGFFPSTTPEQDMPPPEERTVMRQAAELLKQALAGTGSSLDDVSGGKIELAKEAPKAEEKKAEPKAEEKKAEEPKAEAKAEEPKAEAKAEEPKAEEPKAEEPKAEEPKAEEKAEEPKAEAKAEEPEAEAEEKKADSEKPVSKKSETKAASTTKKSEGDDRREAKTVDVRGTKAKAGEGKSGGAKPKAAAAKAAPPPPEPVEESSGGGGRILTILLIAAAIGGGLFLALGQSKNETPPPPTPQVQPTVKPEVKATPTTAPTPEVVPAASASAAPEPSSSANAAPSTTASAAAPPASAAPAAEPPKTETKTEPKAEPKAEPKAEPKPTAAPAETEKPKPPPPAPKPPSGGDDYE, encoded by the coding sequence ACGCCGTCGCCCTTCCCCCCGGGGACGCTGCTCAAGTTCGAGATCCGCATCCAGGAGGAGAAGTCCGTGCTGAGCGGCGTGGGCCGCGTCGTCTGGAAGCGCGATTCGGATCAGTCGACCGATGGGTCGCCCGGCGGCATGGGCGTGAAGTTCATCAAGATCGACGACGACTCGAAGGCGATGATCCAGCGCCTCGTCGACAACCAGAAGGGTGGCCCGAACGCCTACGACGCGGGCAAACCCGAAGGCACGAGCGACGACGGGGATGGAGCCGCGACGCCTGCGCCCGCTGCGGCCGCGTCGAAGACCGGTCCGCGCGCGTCGACGATGCTCGGGCTCGGCGCGGTCGGCGCCGCGGCGAAGGCCGCAGGCAAGCCGACGACGGGCGACGAGAAGAAGAGCGAGTCGAGCGGCGGCGGGGGATTCTTCCCGTCCACCACGCCCGAGCAGGACATGCCGCCGCCGGAGGAGCGCACCGTGATGCGCCAGGCCGCGGAGCTCCTGAAGCAAGCGCTCGCAGGCACGGGCAGCTCGCTCGACGACGTGAGCGGCGGCAAGATCGAGCTCGCCAAGGAAGCGCCGAAGGCCGAGGAGAAGAAGGCCGAGCCCAAGGCTGAGGAGAAGAAGGCCGAGGAGCCCAAGGCCGAAGCAAAGGCCGAAGAGCCCAAGGCCGAAGCAAAGGCCGAGGAGCCCAAGGCCGAAGAGCCCAAGGCCGAAGAGCCCAAGGCCGAAGAGCCCAAGGCCGAGGAGAAGGCCGAGGAGCCCAAGGCCGAAGCCAAGGCCGAGGAGCCCGAGGCCGAGGCCGAGGAGAAGAAGGCCGACTCCGAGAAGCCGGTCTCGAAGAAGTCCGAGACGAAGGCCGCGTCGACCACGAAGAAGAGCGAGGGCGACGATCGCCGCGAGGCGAAGACGGTCGACGTCCGCGGCACGAAGGCGAAGGCAGGGGAAGGCAAGAGCGGCGGCGCCAAGCCCAAGGCGGCCGCGGCGAAGGCAGCGCCTCCGCCCCCCGAGCCCGTCGAGGAGAGCAGCGGCGGCGGCGGCCGGATCCTCACGATCCTGCTCATCGCGGCGGCGATCGGCGGTGGCCTCTTCCTCGCGCTCGGCCAGAGCAAGAACGAGACGCCGCCCCCGCCCACCCCGCAGGTCCAGCCGACGGTCAAGCCCGAGGTCAAGGCCACGCCGACGACCGCGCCGACCCCGGAGGTCGTGCCCGCGGCCTCGGCGTCAGCGGCGCCGGAGCCTTCGTCCTCGGCGAACGCAGCGCCCTCCACGACGGCGAGCGCAGCAGCGCCTCCCGCGTCGGCGGCGCCCGCCGCGGAGCCTCCGAAGACGGAGACGAAGACGGAGCCCAAGGCAGAGCCGAAAGCCGAGCCCAAGGCAGAGCCGAAGCCCACGGCGGCGCCTGCCGAGACCGAGAAGCCGAAGCCGCCGCCCCCGGCGCCCAAGCCCCCCTCGGGCGGCGACGACTACGAGTGA